The Polyodon spathula isolate WHYD16114869_AA chromosome 3, ASM1765450v1, whole genome shotgun sequence genome has a segment encoding these proteins:
- the LOC121307635 gene encoding trichohyalin-like, with the protein MADMQKVVQKPSNALQSVQQDLAESKTKYRIVKQEKDILAEREDTIKEELRRSRTTVKTLSEVQAQTNILEAEKQQDQKELKAVKMEKTMLQRMIANEQSLKQPLETSVVAKEVVSITNESKVTNGKKLAGKSSVKGDKQAQKRDQSEELQPTATSSEEPEAEVKTAEAKEESTGEAEAKGSKKIKEGTEQRPKQPKVKDEAEPKEVTQKTGTQEKAGDSRGKGDLSKLREKEKRKTSLSEEESSPQTKPCPALEEKAKRITSQSAVPVDSRKRESCETISSDRDVNPAVEDKNKVISPEAAGLEEESQFEKEERTSALTKQVIETEEFHKPKEKTKSEMSLEEKEKGKAGGGDLVSKHKKENEEIPLEKEEFWDQKEKKTSEILITNKESEHQLRKEKSLVRKKEKDQIPLKKKEESRGQKGEKEPLVKEECQKQNEKKISETEKDIRARNDTPPENMEEKDKMQPEKEESWERKETSEKKEKQKDQWMETEISPELKEKQKGGVPEHKEKLSDVQSDREETPEPSITDQEPKGDEESKEKYNGCIQSDREETPEPPITDQEPKGDEGSKEKYEGCIQSSVSIEHSEEEEQFRTSPEKTSIAKTKHPAEKGPGREHLEEQSTPGRPASSELAFPTAILVMPSSSQEEVVSYKRTEAKGPVRLRPLPPVTDRHSARRDLLREHPEETLPVSQKVAFISVENPEGRPLPDTKRKQLLPLPQPVPVKTFCDKSVQVNLVRNIMDFESGKGDLLLRAKLLELKLEALEDAVTKDPHKMLKLEALEDAVTKDPHKMARPEYKIDNFNEPLCIMDIIYLSELVVISVIACHPERQQVLKEMQKGRNTADSIL; encoded by the exons ATGGCAGACATGCAAAAGGTTGTTCAAAAGCCATCAAACGCATTACAGAG TGTACAACAAGATCTGGCAGAAAGTAAAACT AAATACAGGATAGTGAAACAGGAGAAAGACATTCTCGCTGAAAGGGAGGATACAATTAAAGAAGAGCTGAGAAGAAGTAGAACTACAGTGAAGACGCTTAGTGAG GTACAGGCTCAAACAAACATCCTCGAAGCAGAGAAGCAGCAGGACCAAAAGGAGCTGAAAGCTGTTAAAATG GAAAAAACGATGTTGCAGAGAATGATTGCAAATGAACAATCCCTCAAACAGCCCTTA GAGACTAGTGTTGTGGCTAAAGAGGTAGTGTCCATTACAAATGAAAGCAAAGTAACCAATGGGAAGAAGCTGGCTGGAAAGTCATCAGTGAAGGGAGATAAACAAGCTCAGAAGAGGGACCAGTCAGAGGAGCTGCAGCCCACAGCTACCAGCAGTGAAGAGCCTGAGGCAGAGGTGAAAACTGCTGAGGCAAAGGAAGAAAGTACCGGAGAGGCAGAAGCAAAGGGATCAAAAAAGATAAAAGAAGGAACCGAGCAAAGACCCAAACAACCAAAGGTTAAGGATGAAGCAGAACCCAAAGAGGTCACTCAGAAAACAGGTACTCAGGAGAAAGCTGGTGACTCCAGGGGCAAGGGTGATCTTTCGAAACTcagggagaaagaaaaaagaaaaacgagtCTGTCTGAGGAGGAGAGTTCACCTCAAACAAAACCCTGTCCCGCACTGGAAGAGAAAGCGAAAAGAATTACCTCACAGAGTGCAGTGCCTGTGGATTCACGTAAAAGAGAAAGCTGTGAAACCATTTCATCTGACAGAGATGTGAATCCAGCCGTGGAAGATAAAAATAAAGTCATTTCACCAGAAGCTGCAGGGCTGGAGGAAGAATCTCAATTTGAAAAGGAAGAAAGAACTTCAGCACTAACTAAACAGGTTATAGAAACAGAAGAATTTCATAAAccgaaggagaaaacaaaaagtgaaatgtctttagaagaaaaagaaaaagggaaagcaGGAGGAGGGGATCTTGTTTCGAAGCACAAAAAGGAGAATGAGGAAATTCCACTTGAGAAAGAGGAATTTTGGGATCAGAAGGAGAAAAAGACAAGTGAAATCCTGATCACAAATAAAGAAAGCGAACACCAGCTTCGTAAAGAGAAATCTCTTGTAcgcaaaaaagaaaaggaccaAATTCCACTCAAGAAGAAAGAGGAATCTCGGGGACAGAAGGGAGAAAAAGAACCACTTGTGAAAGAGGAATGTcagaaacaaaatgagaaaaaaattagTGAAACAGAAAAAGATATCCGGGCTAGAAATGATACACCTCCGGAAAACATGGAGGAAAAGGACAAAATGCAACCAGAGAAGGAGGAATCTTGGGAAAGAAAGGAGACGAgtgaaaagaaagagaaacagaaagatCAGTGGATGGAAACGGAGATATCACCGGAactgaaagagaaacaaaaaggGGGTGTCCCAGAACATAAAGAAAAACTGAGCGACGTTCAGAGTGACCGAGAAGAAACCCCGGAACCATCAATTACTGATCAAGAGCCTAAAGGAGACGAGGAAAGCAAAGAGAAATACAATGGATGCATCCAGAGTGACAGAGAAGAAACCCCAGAACCACCAATTACTGATCAAGAGCCTAAAGGAGACGAGGGAAGCAAAGAGAAATACGAGGGATGCATCCAGAGCTCGGTTTCAATTGAACACAGTGAAGAGGAAGAACAGTTTAGAACAAGCCCTGAGAAGACGAGCATTGCCAAAACCAAACATCCAGCAGAGAAAGGGCCTGGTAGAGAACACTTGGAGGAACAATCCACTCCAGGAAGACCGGCTTCTTCAGAACTGGCATTCCCAACCGCAATTTTAGTAatg CCCTCATCGTCACAAGAGGAAGTCGTGTCTTATAAAAGGACAGAGGCTAAAGGACCCGTCAGATTGAG GCCCTTGCCTCCTGTTACTGACAGACATTCAGCAAGGAGAGACCTCTTGAGAGAACACCCTGAAGAGACCCTGCCTGTAAGTCAGAAGGTGGCGTTCATCTCAGTAGAGAATCCAGAAGGAAGGCCCCTTCCTGACACCAAGAGGAAGCAGCTGTTACCCCTCCCGCAGCCGGTGCCAGTCAAGACGTTTTGTGATAAG AGCGTTCAGGTGAATCTGGTTCGCAATATTATGGACTTCGAG AGTGGAAAGGGAGATCTGCTTCTCCGTGCTAAACTGCTTGAG TTGAAGCTGGAAGCTCTTGAAGATGCAGTGACAAAAGATCCACACAAAATG TTGAAGCTGGAAGCTCTTGAAGATGCAGTGACAAAAGATCCACACAAAATG GCCCGGCCCGAATACAAGATTGACAATTTCAATGAGCCGTTATGCATCATGG ataTCATCTATCTTTCCGAACTCGTTGTTATCTCAGTTATCGCTTGCCACCCTGAAAGACAGCAGGTATTAAAAGAGATGCAGAAAGGAAGGAACACTGCAGATTCCATTCTTTAA
- the LOC121311174 gene encoding integrin beta-1-like isoform X2, translated as MDLWLLSVKLFLCYLLNHVLGKQEPNNCHLTSVQSCQECIQAGPHCGWCTKEDFLQEGQVVSDRCGKIATLIDKGCPAHLIENPRGSKVLLLNNETTSRGRGQREKLDEITQLQPQKLVLSLRIGEPQTFELKFKRAEDYPIDLYYLMDLSFSMEDDLMNIKRLGTDLMREMKNITDDFRIEKLKNPCHRHHPCTTPFSYKNVLSLTKNGSLFNELVGNQQISANLDPPEGGLDALMQSAVCTEHIGWRNVTRLLVFSTDAGFHFAGDGKLGGIVLPNDGKCHLENGMYTMSHYYDYPSIAHIAQTLSENNIQTIFAVTADVLHLYEGLKHLIPKSAVGTLSDNSNNVLQLIIDAYYALSSEIIMENSKLPEGFKINYTTFCKDNIFRSGKEGQSCSNISIGDEVKFNISVTTEKCLKDADEFRITVKPQGFSEEVEVILRLICQCECEKDRIPDSPQCTNGSGALECGVCRCNKGHIGRLCECDINEGDPVDMVDFCRVGNSSEICSNNGECVCGECICHKNKNPAHFYSGKYCECDNLRCDQYKGLRCAGNGICECGVCKCVPGFTGSACDCPLDTVACMATNGQICNGKGSCECGRCTCTNSSFQGATCEICPTCPDVCTVHKACVLCRVFNKGKTNEECDRDCIYFNLTLVEDPRELPQAGQSDSTHMCKEKDRDECWVHFVYDGHDRGDQVHVHAVRNAECPSGPDAVLIITATAGSIVAVGIAVLIIWKLVTIIHDKREFDKFQKEQMKAKWDMDDNPIYKSAVTTVINPKFKES; from the exons atggaCCTGTGGTTGCTTTCTGTCAAGCTGTTTCTATGTTATTTATTGAATCACGTGCTCGGAAAGCAAG AACCAAACAACTGTCACCTGACCAGTGTGCAGTCATGCCAGGAGTGCATACAGGCTGGTCCACACTGTGGGTGGTGCACAAAAGAG GACTTCCTACAAGAAGGACAGGTGGTGTCTGACCGCTGTGGTAAAATAGCCACTTTGATTGATAAAGGCTGCCCTGCACACCTGATTGAGAACCCAAGGGGCAGTAAGGTTCTGCTTCTCAATAACGAGACCACAAGCCGTGGTAGGGGACAGAGGGAGAAGCTGGATGAAATAACACAGCTGCAGCCACAGAAGCTGGTCCTCAGCCTGCGGATAG GTGAACCCCAGACCTTTGAACTGAAGTTCAAAAGAGCAGAGGACTACCCCATTGATCTTTACTATCTCATGGACCTGTCCTTTTCCATGGAAGATGACTTGATGAATATAAAAAGGCTAGGAACTGATCTAATGAGAGAAATGAAGAACATCACTGATGATTTTAGAATAG AAAAGCTGAAGAACCCCTGCCACAGACACCACCCTTGCACAACCCCCTTCAGCTATAAAAATGTGCTTAGCCTAACCAAgaatgggagtttgtttaatgAACTCGTAGGAAATCAGCAGATTTCAGCCAACCTGGATCCTCCCGAGGGGGGTCTTGATGCTCTCATGCAGTCTGCAGTCTGCACA GAGCATATTGGCTGGCGAAATGTCACCCGATTGTTGGTGTTCTCCACTGATGCGGGATTCCACTTTGCTGGAGATGGGAAACTGGGTGGAATAGTTCTGCCAAATGATGGAAAGTGCCATCTGGAAAACGGCATGTACACCATGAGTCATTACTAC GATTATCCTTCCATTGCTCATATCGCACAAACGCTAAGTGAGAACAACATTCAGACCATATTTGCTGTCACTGCAGATGTTCTGCATTTATATGAg GGTTTAAAGCATCTTATTCCAAAGTCTGCTGTTGGAACTCTCTCAGACAATTCCAATAATGTGCTTCAATTAATCATTGACGCCTACTAT GCGCTATCATCAGAAATCATTATGGAAAACAGCAAGCTACCAGAGGGATTCAAGATCAATTACACCACGTTCTGCAAGGACAACATCTTTCGTTCTGGAAAGGAGGGGCAGAGCTGCTCTAACATCTCCATCGGCGATGAG gtaaaattCAACATAAGTGTTACTACAGAAAAGTGTCTGAAAGATGCAGATGAGTTCCGGATCACAGTCAAACCTCAAGGTTTCAGCGAGGAGGTGGAGGTTATCCTGAGATTAATTTGTCAGTGTGAATGTGAAAAGGACAGAATCCCTGACAGCCCACAATGTACCAATGGCAGTGGAGCACTGGAATGTGGAGTGTGCAG gtgtaaTAAAGGTCATATCGGTagactgtgtgaatgtgacaTTAATGAAGGAGACCCAGTAGACATGGTAGATTTCTGCAGGGTAGGAAACAGCTCTGAAATCTGCAGTAACAATGGGGAGTGTGTCTGCGGGGAATGCATTTGCCACAAGAACAAGAACCCAGCCCATTTCTATTCAGGAAAATACTGTGAATGCGACAACCTCAGATGTGACCAGTACAAGGGATTGCGGTGTGCAG GAAATGGAATctgtgagtgtggtgtgtgtaaaTGCGTCCCAGGATTCACTGGCAGTGCCTGCGACTGCCCTTTAGATACTGTGGCATGCATGGCAACAAACGGACAAATCTGTAATGGAAAAGGAAGCTGCGAATGCGGCCGTTGTACCTGCACAAACAGCAGCTTCCAAGGAGCAACCTGCGAGATATGCCCAACCTGCCCAGATGTGTGCACTGTGCACAA GGCGTGTGTCCTCTGCAGGGTCTTCAATAAGGGTAAAACCAATGAAGAGTGTGACAGGGACTGTATTTATTTCAACCTCACACTGGTGGAGGACCCCAGGGAGCTGCCACAGGCAGGCCAGAGCGACAGCACTCACATGTGCAAAGAGAAAGACCGAGATGAGTGCTGGGTCCACTTTGTATATGATGGTCACGACAGAGGCGATCAAGTCCATGTTCATGCAGTGAGAAACGCAG AGTGTCCTTCAGGACCGGATGCTGTTCTAATTATTACAGCAACGGCTGGTTCTATTGTTGCCGTAGGGATTGCTGTACTAATCATATGGAAACTAGTCACAATCATCCATGATAAAAGAGAATTTGACAAATTCCAGAAAGAGCAGATGAAAGCCAAGTGGGATATG GACGATAATCCCATCTACAAAAGCGCTGTTACAACTGTGATCAATCCCAAATTCAAGGAGAGCTGA
- the LOC121311174 gene encoding integrin beta-1-like isoform X1 has protein sequence MDLWLLSVKLFLCYLLNHVLGKQEPNNCHLTSVQSCQECIQAGPHCGWCTKEDFLQEGQVVSDRCGKIATLIDKGCPAHLIENPRGSKVLLLNNETTSRGRGQREKLDEITQLQPQKLVLSLRIGEPQTFELKFKRAEDYPIDLYYLMDLSFSMEDDLMNIKRLGTDLMREMKNITDDFRIGFGSFVDKTVLPYINTVPEKLKNPCHRHHPCTTPFSYKNVLSLTKNGSLFNELVGNQQISANLDPPEGGLDALMQSAVCTEHIGWRNVTRLLVFSTDAGFHFAGDGKLGGIVLPNDGKCHLENGMYTMSHYYDYPSIAHIAQTLSENNIQTIFAVTADVLHLYEGLKHLIPKSAVGTLSDNSNNVLQLIIDAYYALSSEIIMENSKLPEGFKINYTTFCKDNIFRSGKEGQSCSNISIGDEVKFNISVTTEKCLKDADEFRITVKPQGFSEEVEVILRLICQCECEKDRIPDSPQCTNGSGALECGVCRCNKGHIGRLCECDINEGDPVDMVDFCRVGNSSEICSNNGECVCGECICHKNKNPAHFYSGKYCECDNLRCDQYKGLRCAGNGICECGVCKCVPGFTGSACDCPLDTVACMATNGQICNGKGSCECGRCTCTNSSFQGATCEICPTCPDVCTVHKACVLCRVFNKGKTNEECDRDCIYFNLTLVEDPRELPQAGQSDSTHMCKEKDRDECWVHFVYDGHDRGDQVHVHAVRNAECPSGPDAVLIITATAGSIVAVGIAVLIIWKLVTIIHDKREFDKFQKEQMKAKWDMDDNPIYKSAVTTVINPKFKES, from the exons atggaCCTGTGGTTGCTTTCTGTCAAGCTGTTTCTATGTTATTTATTGAATCACGTGCTCGGAAAGCAAG AACCAAACAACTGTCACCTGACCAGTGTGCAGTCATGCCAGGAGTGCATACAGGCTGGTCCACACTGTGGGTGGTGCACAAAAGAG GACTTCCTACAAGAAGGACAGGTGGTGTCTGACCGCTGTGGTAAAATAGCCACTTTGATTGATAAAGGCTGCCCTGCACACCTGATTGAGAACCCAAGGGGCAGTAAGGTTCTGCTTCTCAATAACGAGACCACAAGCCGTGGTAGGGGACAGAGGGAGAAGCTGGATGAAATAACACAGCTGCAGCCACAGAAGCTGGTCCTCAGCCTGCGGATAG GTGAACCCCAGACCTTTGAACTGAAGTTCAAAAGAGCAGAGGACTACCCCATTGATCTTTACTATCTCATGGACCTGTCCTTTTCCATGGAAGATGACTTGATGAATATAAAAAGGCTAGGAACTGATCTAATGAGAGAAATGAAGAACATCACTGATGATTTTAGAATAG GCTTTGGTTCTTTTGTGGATAAAACTGTGTTGccttatataaatactgtaccagAAAAGCTGAAGAACCCCTGCCACAGACACCACCCTTGCACAACCCCCTTCAGCTATAAAAATGTGCTTAGCCTAACCAAgaatgggagtttgtttaatgAACTCGTAGGAAATCAGCAGATTTCAGCCAACCTGGATCCTCCCGAGGGGGGTCTTGATGCTCTCATGCAGTCTGCAGTCTGCACA GAGCATATTGGCTGGCGAAATGTCACCCGATTGTTGGTGTTCTCCACTGATGCGGGATTCCACTTTGCTGGAGATGGGAAACTGGGTGGAATAGTTCTGCCAAATGATGGAAAGTGCCATCTGGAAAACGGCATGTACACCATGAGTCATTACTAC GATTATCCTTCCATTGCTCATATCGCACAAACGCTAAGTGAGAACAACATTCAGACCATATTTGCTGTCACTGCAGATGTTCTGCATTTATATGAg GGTTTAAAGCATCTTATTCCAAAGTCTGCTGTTGGAACTCTCTCAGACAATTCCAATAATGTGCTTCAATTAATCATTGACGCCTACTAT GCGCTATCATCAGAAATCATTATGGAAAACAGCAAGCTACCAGAGGGATTCAAGATCAATTACACCACGTTCTGCAAGGACAACATCTTTCGTTCTGGAAAGGAGGGGCAGAGCTGCTCTAACATCTCCATCGGCGATGAG gtaaaattCAACATAAGTGTTACTACAGAAAAGTGTCTGAAAGATGCAGATGAGTTCCGGATCACAGTCAAACCTCAAGGTTTCAGCGAGGAGGTGGAGGTTATCCTGAGATTAATTTGTCAGTGTGAATGTGAAAAGGACAGAATCCCTGACAGCCCACAATGTACCAATGGCAGTGGAGCACTGGAATGTGGAGTGTGCAG gtgtaaTAAAGGTCATATCGGTagactgtgtgaatgtgacaTTAATGAAGGAGACCCAGTAGACATGGTAGATTTCTGCAGGGTAGGAAACAGCTCTGAAATCTGCAGTAACAATGGGGAGTGTGTCTGCGGGGAATGCATTTGCCACAAGAACAAGAACCCAGCCCATTTCTATTCAGGAAAATACTGTGAATGCGACAACCTCAGATGTGACCAGTACAAGGGATTGCGGTGTGCAG GAAATGGAATctgtgagtgtggtgtgtgtaaaTGCGTCCCAGGATTCACTGGCAGTGCCTGCGACTGCCCTTTAGATACTGTGGCATGCATGGCAACAAACGGACAAATCTGTAATGGAAAAGGAAGCTGCGAATGCGGCCGTTGTACCTGCACAAACAGCAGCTTCCAAGGAGCAACCTGCGAGATATGCCCAACCTGCCCAGATGTGTGCACTGTGCACAA GGCGTGTGTCCTCTGCAGGGTCTTCAATAAGGGTAAAACCAATGAAGAGTGTGACAGGGACTGTATTTATTTCAACCTCACACTGGTGGAGGACCCCAGGGAGCTGCCACAGGCAGGCCAGAGCGACAGCACTCACATGTGCAAAGAGAAAGACCGAGATGAGTGCTGGGTCCACTTTGTATATGATGGTCACGACAGAGGCGATCAAGTCCATGTTCATGCAGTGAGAAACGCAG AGTGTCCTTCAGGACCGGATGCTGTTCTAATTATTACAGCAACGGCTGGTTCTATTGTTGCCGTAGGGATTGCTGTACTAATCATATGGAAACTAGTCACAATCATCCATGATAAAAGAGAATTTGACAAATTCCAGAAAGAGCAGATGAAAGCCAAGTGGGATATG GACGATAATCCCATCTACAAAAGCGCTGTTACAACTGTGATCAATCCCAAATTCAAGGAGAGCTGA